The DNA region GGCAACGACAAACATATGCCATATGGCGTGAGCACACGGAATGATTCCATCGCTCTTGAAGAAGATGACCCCTAAGACATAGACCAGACCTCCGAGGGCAAGCTCATACATACCATCGTTGGAACATTGCTGCAATTTAAAGAGATATCAAGGAGAGAATATAGGATAAGGGTTTAGGGgatctgcagccgatttcacgaaaacggtaggattaatcctatctcgagttaggacgagtaacccgtcctatgGATAAGTTCAATGCGTGCCAACGTCTTCGGATatggaactgaactcgtcctaagtcccagTTATTTATGAGTaatggtttgaagatattgGACCTTTGATGAAGAGAAGGTGATGAAAGACTTACCACATCCAGAACGGCAACAGATGGACCAATGCCAAGAACCAGGTACAGCACAGTCTCAAGACGTTTGTACCTAATAAGAAAAACTTAAGgttatacatttttgtgtgagggtaaaagaatttttaaaaattgcaatttttaCCTTTCTCGTTGCAGTATTACCGAAGGACTccggaaagtactaagtatacaatGCTTATTTACAAATCAATGTATGAGTAAAACACagaataatattctttatccccgatgcaaagtGTTGATACAATCGGGGGAAACTAAAGATCAAGAATTATTTTATCAAGTCAGgttgtaataaataaaaacatgtcttGATTAACCCTCTGTCCTATTAGTTAGTTCACTGTGGTTTCGATTGACACCTAAACTATGCAAGCCTACAATGTCACACAATCCCAAAgaaaaacatgtgaacattcaaatgttagtgtcttttcttcttggagattgcctggaactggttgcccgttAATTGCCCCATAAAGTGACATGATACGATCATCAAGTAATTCACTAATAGTCAATTCTGATAACAAATACAGTAAAATAAGTCACTTACAAAAGCCTTTTACAACCCCTACTTTAAAAAATGGAAATGAGTAACTGAAAAGAAATACTATAGTTTGGTGCGTACCTTTCATAGAAGCAGTAGGAATAAGCAACGCCCAGGACGGCACAAATCCACACCATCCAGAATATACAGTAGCCTATCCAACCAACTTTCTTCAAAGTTAACCTACGGGGtataacataaaataatttttactaCCACTGTTGTCATTATTATATATTCTATCAGagcatgcaaaagaaatatCACACAGTCCTTTGTGCCCGTCACTCCTGGAGTCAGACTACATCCCATAGCCTTATTTCTGAAAGGTCTTTCACAAGATCCTCGGTGTCTTCAAAAGCGTCACCTTAGGTGGCAGATCGACCCTCACAGTTGTGAATATTTGATCTAGATGGTTCTGCAGATCCTTCGGAAAGGTGCCTAGGAATAATACCAACACAGTCCAGAACACTGGATCGCTCTGCCTTGACTTTCTACAGAATGCAAAGATGGTTCTTTGGACCGGTGCCTCGTGATAAAACCCTACACACAGTCTAGAACACTGGACCGCTCAATCATGACTTTCTACAGAATGCAAAGATGGCTCTTAGGACCGGTGCCTAGTGATAAAACCCACCACAGTCCAGAACACTGGACCGCTCTGCCTTGACTTTCTACAGAATGCAAAGATGGTTCTTTGGACCGGTGCCTCGTGATAAAACCACCACAGTCAAGTACACTGGACCGCTCAATCATGACTTTCTACAGAATGCAAAGATGGCTCTTTGGACCGGTACCTCGAGATGAAACCACCACAGTCCAGAACACTGGACCGCTCTGCCTTGACTTGCTACAGAATGCAAAAATGGCTCTTTGGACCGGTGCCTAGTGATAAAACCACCACAGTCCAGAACACtggaccgctcggccatgacttGCTACAGAATGCAAAGATGGCTCTTTGGAAAGATGGCTCTTTGGACCGGTGCCTAGTGATAAACCACCACAGTCCAGAAcactagaccgctcggccatgacttGCTACAGAATGCAAAGATGGCTCTTAGGACCGGTGCCTAGTGATAAAACCACCAAAGTCCAGAACACTGGACTGCTCAATCATGACTTGCTACAGAATGCAAAGATGGCTCTTTGGACCGGTGCCTCGTGATAAAATCACCACTTGACTGCTCAATCATGACTTTCTACAGAATGCAAAGATGAATCTTTGGAAAAGCGTGAAGTTATAAAACCACAGTCCGATGCACTAGACCGCTGGTCCGCCACGACTCGCTACATAATGAAAAGATATCTCTTTGGAATGGCGCTAAAAGTGATAAAACCACCACAGTCCAAGTTCAATTGCCACTCCATATGACTTTCTACAGAATGAAATAACTCAATCCGTTACTCAAGACCaagactgctcggccatgaccaAGACTTTCTACAGAATGAATAGATGGCTGTAGAGAGATACTCACCAAGGTGTGTAGGAAGCCGCGATGAAGACATAAATAACTGCTCTATCAGAGATGTGAAGATAAAACCTGAGTGGTCTGAAGTAGAAAAAGAAAGACTTCAAATTGTGATGTGTTATTGGAAAGGCTGTTTCTTATGTCAAagctatatgtacatgtatatcatgtatatgctgatgacactcagttatatttctcttttaaaccatcACAAATTTCTGCTGATGAGAGCATTAATCATATTGAAACATGTGTTTCTGAAATTCGTGTTTGGATGCAGGACAACTTCCTTAAGCTAAATGATCACAAGACAGAATTTCTTATACTCGGTTCACGGCAACAACTTTCTAAAATGACTATTCCCCACATTAATATTGGTGACTCCGAAGTCACCGCTGTTACAAAAGCTCGCAATCTTGGTGTTATATTCGACTCTTCCATGACACTTAGTTCACATATTTCTAGTATTTTACGCTCTACA from Asterias rubens chromosome 7, eAstRub1.3, whole genome shotgun sequence includes:
- the LOC117292737 gene encoding monocyte to macrophage differentiation factor 2-like, with protein sequence MNRWMNSPARGCNQYKPTFIEHLANCLTHGLWIIPSIYASWVMLESASTLGQKANAILFGLALSCLFLVSTSFHTISWCRKQSPLRFYLHISDRAVIYVFIAASYTPWLTLKKVGWIGYCIFWMVWICAVLGVAYSYCFYERYKRLETVLYLVLGIGPSVAVLDVQCSNDGMYELALGGLVYVLGVIFFKSDGIIPCAHAIWHMFVVAGAGLHLYAIQTYLMGSSSKVQPPAHHFIGDG